A region of the Agrobacterium sp. RAC06 genome:
AGACACCCGTTCGCATGGTTCCGTAAAGGCTCATGTCAAAATCCTCGTTTGCTAGTCGATTTGGAGAGTATGAGGTGGGCCTTGCGTGAAGCTGTCTGGCTTGAGCGCCCAGCTTTTTCCCTCGCGTCGAGGGAAAAAAATGCGGCCGCTCAAGGGCGGCCGCAGGTAGAGATCAGCTCCAGTCGATGCAGTAGCCGAGGAAGCGTTTGGAATCGACAGGATCGAAACCCAGCTTCTTGCGCAGCTTCTTGCGAAGCTTGGAAATGTGACTTTCAACGACGTTCTCTTCGACTTCCTCGTCGAAGATCCCGTAGATCGCGTTGAAGATCTGCGTCTTCGATACGCGTCGGCCGCGGTTTGCGACCAAATATTCCAGGATGCGGCGCTCGCGGCGCGGCAAGGGGAAGACGTCGCCGGCGATCTCGGGATCACGGCCGTCGGAGAAGACCTTGATCGGACCGATCTCGGTGAAATTGGTGATTGCCCGCAGACGCCGGCGGATAGCCGCAGCGCGCGCCAGGATTTCACGGGGATGCACGGGCTTACGTACGACGTCATCGACTCCGCAATCGAAGAGCGCCAAAGTAGCCTCCAGGGATGGATGATCGCTGACCGCGATCACCGGCGCCTGGGTCCGGTCACGAATTGCCCGCGGCAATTCGAGGGTCATCTCGCCCTGGCCGAGGACGAACGCCTCAACCGCTGCAATGTCGGAATCGGCCGCTGTATTGACCCATTCCCCGAACTCCCGGGGGTCGAACCCCGTCGAGGGAATCCCCTCGCGTCCAAATAGTGATGTGTATCCGTCTTTCACGAGCTCGCGCTCATCTACCACGACGATCATTCAGCCGCCTCCGAATCAGTGTGGTGTTTCGATGCACCATGGGTACGAATCGGGGGATTCATGAACAACTAGGAGAACTTAACCATAGTAATTAACGATTGATTAACCATTTGGTGCCGATTTGAACTAGATCTAGTATGTTTTGAACTACGCTGACACAATTTTTCGGTGGAAAAGTTAACGCAAGTTTCGCACAAGGTCTTGCATGAGCTCTCGTTACCGCAGTGTCGCCACAATTCGCAAATCGGCACAATCGTGGCTGTCAAACAATCATGGGTTGCTATTCACCGCAAAATTGTCGCGCATTGGGCGTCCAGTTCCCATAGCCCGTGGCAACCAGATTGGAGATCACACGGCACACGTAACGCTTCTGGGCGGGATCATTATTAGGTCCTGCATGATAGCGCGCAACCGCCATCGTCCAGGTTTCATGACGATTGTGAAGGTTGCTGAGGAAGCGAGCGGCATATTCCACGTTGCGCCTCGGGTCAAACATCGCCTCGACTGAGGTAAAGTGCTCCCCGTGGAAGTGCTGATTGATCTGCATGCAGCCGACATCGATCAACTTCGCTCCGCCCATTCTTGCACGCTCGAAGCCGTCGAGAGCAGCATCCAGATCGTCGAAGTAATAGGCTTTGCCCTCGACGTTCATGGCATAGGGGGCAAGACTGCCCTTGCGGCCAGTCTCTGTCAGGCCGACCGAATAGAGAATGCCTTCGGGAACGCCGTATTTGGCAGCGGCCGCGCTGATGGCGCCCTCACAGGCACCGCGACTTGCCTCTACCTCAGACGTAAAGCTGATCAGGGCGAGCGCCGCGATTGCCGGAAGCGGGAACATCCGTCGTATCAGCAACACGCTCATCCGCCATCCTCACGCTATTTCCTGGCGCGTCACCGCGCTGCTGTCGTTCACCGCCCTGATTTCCGGGCTGGAATGCCTGTTGGCCGGACTGCTGGTTCTGCGATCCATTCTGTCCTGCATCTGCGCTGCGATCCGCCGACGGGGTCTGCATGGTCACCTGGACCTGGTCGACGACCAGACCCTGGGCCCGGAGTGCCTTCAGGATGTCGCTCTGATCGTTTGAGAGCTGGCGGAAGGCCGCCGGGTTGTCGACGGTCAGTTGAACACTCAGCTCTTCGCCTGACAGGCGCAGGGTAGCGGTGACACTGCCGAGCTCAATCGGTGTCATCTGGAGCTTCAACGTATGCACGACCTTGCCCTGGCTGGACTGGGCAGCGGCATTGGCGAGCTCTGAGCCGGGCGCCATGGCACCGAGCCACTCATTGTCGCCCAGCATCGCTGCAGTAATGGACGCGGCATTGGATGTGGAGACTGGAGCGATATAGCGGCGGCTATCGACGACCGTGACCGTTTCAACCACTTTCTGCTCGGTCTGCTCCGGAGAAGACGCCCCCTCCCCGCGCAGAACAAGTGGCTGCCCCTTGCCGTCTGCCCGGATGAAGCGGAAATCGCGATCGCCGTCCGAGCTGTCGTCATCCGAAGCGGCGTTATCGGCGGCGTCATGGGCCTTGGCGTCAATAAGGTTCCCGGCGAGAACCTTCTGATCGTCCTTGTCCGACTTGTCGCCCTTGGCTGGCTCTTTGCCCTTCTCGGCGGGATCAATCTTGCCACCCGCCAGAAGCTGAAGCACATCGGCGAGGTCCGCCACCGGAGTTTCGGACGGGGACGCCTCGCCTGCAGCCTGCTCGGTCGCCACTGGTTCGCCTTCACCGGTTTCCTTGCGATCCCGAACGGCCGCCATCGCCTTCGCCAGTTGCGCCTTCAGTTCCGGATCGAGGCCTTCGATCTCGACCTGAGGCTCCTTATCGCCCTGAGCATTTGCTTTGGTCTTGGCCTGCGCCTTGGCGAGAGCCCGGATCAGATCCCCCGTCGAGACGTCATCCGGAAGTGCATCGAGTTCCGCCAGCAAAGCATCATCGATGAAGGATCGTTCACTCGCCCGCGCCATCTTTGCATCTGGCTGATTTACCTCTGCCTCCGAGGCTTCCGTCTCGTCGCGTGTGCGATCCTGCTTCGACGCACCTGCCTCCTGCTCGCCGGATTTGGAGAGCACCTTGGAGAAGCTGCCGTCGTCCGCCGCCTTGTCTGCGCGGCCCGAGCCGCTTGCAGCCGCCGGGCCATCCGTCGCGGGCATTCTGGGGGCGGAAAGTGCGTCCATCATGTTACGGGCCTTCTTTCTGGAGAAGATCGTCGATTGCGTCGAGCTTAGAGCGTCCGGAATCGACGAAGCTACGCAATTCCGGGTCGATTTCGGTTTGCTCGGCAGGAAGTGTCGCGGCTGCGTCGGCGACTGGCTGCGTTGCGTCAGCCTGCGTAACTGAGGCCGGCTCCGGCTGGGCAAACGGATCCTGCAGGTCCGGATCAGCCGATGCGGATTGTGCCGGATCGTCGATGCTCACAGCTTCCGCCAAAGGCGTCTGGGAACGCTGAATGGGTTCGGGTTTGCGCAGGACTTCTTTAGCGATGGTTTCAGCCGCCTGCCTCAAGGCGCGATCCCTGGGCGACAACATGTCTTCCGGGACCTGCATCAAGGCCGCCATCGCGTCGGTGACATTCTCAGTGGGGACACGCACGAGGCTGCCATAGAGTTTCGCCAGAGCGTCGGCACCTTCCTCGGTGCCGGAAAGCAGCTTTGCCTGCTCGGCCGCCATGGTCGCCAGTTGGTTGTGGCCGGCAATGGCCGCCTCACGGGCAATCCGTAGGTAGACCTCACGGCGCCGATCCGCGTCCATGTAGCCGAGTGTGGCTTCGATGTCGGTGGGCTTCAGCACCTCGTAATGCTCCACGACGAAACGGACGAACAGATCAGCGAACTGGCTGGCATAGGGAGAATAGAGGAAGCGACGCGCATAGCCATTGGCGTAAAGCGAGGCCTTGTCGACGATCTTGGCATCGACCGCGACCGCAAGCGACCGTCGCAGGGCCGCTTCCTCTACGATGGTGCCGGGCGCCGTAAGGCGGGCCCAATCGTAGAACTTGAGCGCAGCGGCCGGATCGCGCGTCAGGGTCACATTGCCGGCGACCAGCGCCAGATAGGGGCCGATCTTGTCATTCTTGTATTCGACGGCCATGTCGCCGAGGGTCTTGCCGATGAGAGTACCCTTGCCGCTCAGATACTTGCGCAAGGCATCACTGACCCGGTTGTCGAAGTTGCCCTCGATGTCGCGGGCGACCAGGAATTCCAGGGTTGCCGGATTTCCTC
Encoded here:
- a CDS encoding transglycosylase SLT domain-containing protein — translated: MFPLPAIAALALISFTSEVEASRGACEGAISAAAAKYGVPEGILYSVGLTETGRKGSLAPYAMNVEGKAYYFDDLDAALDGFERARMGGAKLIDVGCMQINQHFHGEHFTSVEAMFDPRRNVEYAARFLSNLHNRHETWTMAVARYHAGPNNDPAQKRYVCRVISNLVATGYGNWTPNARQFCGE
- the motC gene encoding chemotaxis protein MotC is translated as MLIRRLTLRLLLSGLTVFSVGSFGHAQSTDEAIEPYRMLRSLQFVQDTVVRGDHSAADMQRFVLNTIDERLRTADPKIFQDPRNVDAALIYAMSGGNPATLEFLVARDIEGNFDNRVSDALRKYLSGKGTLIGKTLGDMAVEYKNDKIGPYLALVAGNVTLTRDPAAALKFYDWARLTAPGTIVEEAALRRSLAVAVDAKIVDKASLYANGYARRFLYSPYASQFADLFVRFVVEHYEVLKPTDIEATLGYMDADRRREVYLRIAREAAIAGHNQLATMAAEQAKLLSGTEEGADALAKLYGSLVRVPTENVTDAMAALMQVPEDMLSPRDRALRQAAETIAKEVLRKPEPIQRSQTPLAEAVSIDDPAQSASADPDLQDPFAQPEPASVTQADATQPVADAAATLPAEQTEIDPELRSFVDSGRSKLDAIDDLLQKEGP
- the rem gene encoding transcriptional activator Rem; translated protein: MIVVVDERELVKDGYTSLFGREGIPSTGFDPREFGEWVNTAADSDIAAVEAFVLGQGEMTLELPRAIRDRTQAPVIAVSDHPSLEATLALFDCGVDDVVRKPVHPREILARAAAIRRRLRAITNFTEIGPIKVFSDGRDPEIAGDVFPLPRRERRILEYLVANRGRRVSKTQIFNAIYGIFDEEVEENVVESHISKLRKKLRKKLGFDPVDSKRFLGYCIDWS
- a CDS encoding flagellar hook-length control protein FliK — translated: MMDALSAPRMPATDGPAAASGSGRADKAADDGSFSKVLSKSGEQEAGASKQDRTRDETEASEAEVNQPDAKMARASERSFIDDALLAELDALPDDVSTGDLIRALAKAQAKTKANAQGDKEPQVEIEGLDPELKAQLAKAMAAVRDRKETGEGEPVATEQAAGEASPSETPVADLADVLQLLAGGKIDPAEKGKEPAKGDKSDKDDQKVLAGNLIDAKAHDAADNAASDDDSSDGDRDFRFIRADGKGQPLVLRGEGASSPEQTEQKVVETVTVVDSRRYIAPVSTSNAASITAAMLGDNEWLGAMAPGSELANAAAQSSQGKVVHTLKLQMTPIELGSVTATLRLSGEELSVQLTVDNPAAFRQLSNDQSDILKALRAQGLVVDQVQVTMQTPSADRSADAGQNGSQNQQSGQQAFQPGNQGGERQQRGDAPGNSVRMADERVADTTDVPASGNRGARPDQLYV